A single region of the Mycobacterium avium subsp. avium genome encodes:
- a CDS encoding SDR family oxidoreductase, with protein sequence MSKSPLRRVADQLVLATMRPPMAPQVLVNRPLIKPVELAGKRVLLTGASSGIGEAAAEQFAREGARVVVVARRKDLLDALAERITRAGGEAIAMPCDISDLDAADALVADVQQQLGGVDILINNAGRSIRRPLAESLERWHDVERTMVLNYYAPLRLIRGIAPGMIERGDGHIINVSTWGVLSEASPLFAVYNASKAALSTVSRVVETEWGDKGVHSTTLYYPLVATPMIAPTKAYQGVPALTPEEAGRWMITAARTRPVRIAPRMAIAAKALDTFGPRWVNAVMQRQTVQPNREAGA encoded by the coding sequence GTGAGCAAGAGTCCGCTTCGCCGGGTCGCCGACCAGTTGGTGCTGGCCACCATGCGACCGCCCATGGCCCCGCAGGTGCTGGTCAACCGGCCGCTGATCAAGCCGGTCGAGCTGGCCGGCAAGCGCGTGCTGCTCACCGGCGCCTCGTCGGGGATCGGCGAGGCGGCGGCCGAACAGTTCGCCCGCGAGGGCGCCCGGGTGGTCGTCGTCGCCCGCCGCAAGGACCTGCTGGACGCGCTGGCCGAGCGCATCACCCGGGCCGGCGGCGAGGCCATCGCGATGCCCTGCGACATCTCCGACCTGGACGCCGCCGACGCGCTGGTGGCCGACGTGCAACAGCAGCTCGGCGGCGTCGACATCCTGATCAACAACGCCGGCCGGTCCATCCGCCGCCCGCTGGCCGAGTCGCTGGAACGCTGGCACGACGTCGAGCGGACCATGGTGCTCAACTACTACGCGCCGTTGCGGCTGATCCGCGGCATCGCCCCGGGCATGATCGAGCGCGGCGACGGCCACATCATCAACGTCTCGACGTGGGGGGTGCTCTCGGAGGCCTCGCCGCTGTTCGCGGTCTACAACGCCTCCAAGGCCGCGCTGTCCACCGTCAGCCGGGTCGTCGAAACCGAGTGGGGCGACAAGGGGGTGCACTCCACCACGCTGTACTACCCGCTGGTGGCCACCCCGATGATCGCGCCGACCAAGGCCTACCAGGGGGTGCCGGCGCTGACGCCGGAGGAGGCGGGCCGGTGGATGATCACCGCCGCGCGCACCCGGCCGGTGCGCATCGCCCCGCGGATGGCGATCGCCGCCAAGGCGCTGGACACCTTCGGCCCGCGCTGGGTCAACGCCGTCATGCAGCGCCAGACCGTCCAGCCCAACCGCGAAGCCGGGGCCTGA